The Petroclostridium xylanilyticum DNA segment AGGCTTCAGGTTTCAAAACCTAAATGGAAAGATATGAATGATGAAGTTCGCATGGGTAAAACAGTAACCCTTGATTTGAATGGCTTCAAGGGCAATGAGGATTTGAAAGCATTGTTGAACCAGGTGCTGGCTGACTTGGATTAAGAAGTTAGTATTCGGACATATCGGACACCTTAAAAAGAAAGGCAGGTGGATAAAATGGCAAAGCTGACAGCGAAACAAAGAAGGTTTTGTGAAGAATATCTGATTGACCTGAACGCAACACAGGCGGCAATCAGGGCAGGGTATTCCCCTAAAACAGCAAGGTTCATTGCTAATGAAAACCTTACAAAACCCTACATCCAAAGAAGAATTGAAAAAATGATGGATGAACGGTCAAGAAGAACAGGTATAACACAGGATAGGGTTATTCAGGAACTTGGTAAGATTGGCTTTTCAATTATTACTGATTACTTAAAAATTGAAAATAACCAGGTTGAATTCTTTGACACTGACAGCATCCAGCAGGAAAAGCTATCAGCTATTGCTGAAATCAAACAAAATACTGTTGGAATATCAATTAAGCTGCATGATAAACTGAAGGCTTTGGAACTGCTTGGAAGGCACTTGGGAATGTTTAAGGACAGGGTTGAAATATCAGGGCAATTGGATAATAACCCTTTTGAAGGGCTTACCACTGAAGAATTGAAGGACTTAATTGAAAAATTATAAACAAAGAAAGGTTGGTAAATAAACATGAAAATGGAATTAAAAAACAGAATAACAAAGCTTCTTGAAAACTACAAAAAGGTTACAAATGCTTTCTTGGAAGAAATAAGGAACTGAGAAAGCAATTCCTATTACACCAGTGATGCCAAACAGGATGAAATCAGGAAGGTAAAAGCACAAATTACAGCCAATGATAATGATTTTAATAAACAGCTTTTAACCATCATCACAGAAGAAAAAGAAGCCATTTTAAATTTCACTATAAGAAAGCCTGATGACTTCCAGCTTCAGATTTCAAATGCAATTGGATTCATTAACTTGCTTGGTGACAACCTTACTGATGAACAAGCTTTTGAAATGGTAAAACCGTTCTTTGGTGATTATCAGACCATGAAACACTTCCATGCGGTTCTTTCAAACAGGTATGGAAAAGATGGAATGAAGGTTACCCGCTTCAGCCTGGGGTTACTTAATAGGGCTGTAAGCATGTTGGATGTTTTTAGAAACAATTTTGCAAACTTCTTTAATACTGGATATTACCCAACTAACGGTTTATCTTTTACTTTAAGGGAAAGTGCAATTATTGCTGATGCTGAAGCAATTGAAAATGTTGTTTTGAAGTTTGATAGTATAATCCCTGCTTCTTACAAGGAAGTTGAAGCTGAAATTGAAGATGAAGTTAAAGATGAAATGGGGGTGTAATTTGATATGAAATACCAGGATGATACTGTTAATAAAACGGTAAATGGCTTTCAGGTTGGGGTAAGAATTGGCACACCAACACCTGATGGACTTAACCCAACTGATGATGGATATGACCATTTAAGAAAAGTTGAACATACTGGAACAGTAATGCAGGATGGACATCCTAATGCTATAAATCCTACACCTAAAGAAGAATAATGCCTATACTAAAGCTGCACTGGTGGTGGACTAACCTTCAGCATTGGTGCAGCTATTTGTTTTCAGGGGGTGGTTGTTATTGGTGGAAACACTGGATTTATTTGAAGTCAAGCAAATAGTAAAACAGGCAGCGGAAACCTTTTTAAATGATTTAAGAAAAGCACATTTGCTTAATGAATATGAGGAACAAGTTATTTCATCCACTATCAGCGATATTATAGGGTTCAAGCAAAGCTTAATTATGCTGAATGATGCTTCAGTACCAGCTAATAAGAAACGTGAAGCAGCAATATTTGTAAAGGGCATGAATGAAGCTTTTAAAAAGCTTTATGAGATGGTTGGTGAAAGATGCTTCACTATTTTTTACAATTCCTATATTGAAGATAAGACAAGAAATGCAATAGCAAATGCTTTAAATATTGATGTTGCAACAGTTAGAAGGAATAAGAAGAAAGCTTTACTGAAGTTATCAATGATTCTATATCCTGAACTTAGCATCATGGCTATGTTTAGATAGTCGCTGAAGGGGGTGAATTACTTGACTAATGAAGAACTTGTAAAAGCATATCAAGAAGGCAATTATTCAGCTTTGGATGAACTGATACAGAAAAATACAGGGCTGGTCAAGTATTTTGCCTACAGATATGGTGGTGTTGCAAGTAAAGCATTACTTGATTTTGATGACCTGGAACAAGAAGGTTGGATTGCTTTTATAAAGGCAGTTGAAAAATACAGCTTTGATACTGAAGAACCTGTTAAGTTTATTTCATATGCTGGTGAAGTAATTAAAGGTATAATGCTTAATTTCATAAACAGAAATATTTCCAGGGTTAAAAAAAGTGATTCAACAAGTGACCCAATAGTAATGTATAGTCTTAATAATGTTGTGTCAGAAGATGATGATAGAAACCTTGAAGAATTACTTGCAGATAAAAATTCAGAACAGCCTTTTTTAGAAGTTGATGAAGAAATTGATAATGACATATTAAGGCAAGACCTATATGAAGTGCTTGATTCAGTATTTGGTAAAGAAACAGAATTCAATGGTGAAGATTTTAGTTTTATGGATGTCAATTATTTAACCTTCAAGTTGAAAAATGGTATTACTGGCAGGGA contains these protein-coding regions:
- a CDS encoding terminase small subunit — its product is MAKLTAKQRRFCEEYLIDLNATQAAIRAGYSPKTARFIANENLTKPYIQRRIEKMMDERSRRTGITQDRVIQELGKIGFSIITDYLKIENNQVEFFDTDSIQQEKLSAIAEIKQNTVGISIKLHDKLKALELLGRHLGMFKDRVEISGQLDNNPFEGLTTEELKDLIEKL
- a CDS encoding sigma-70 family RNA polymerase sigma factor, which codes for MVETLDLFEVKQIVKQAAETFLNDLRKAHLLNEYEEQVISSTISDIIGFKQSLIMLNDASVPANKKREAAIFVKGMNEAFKKLYEMVGERCFTIFYNSYIEDKTRNAIANALNIDVATVRRNKKKALLKLSMILYPELSIMAMFR
- a CDS encoding sigma-70 family RNA polymerase sigma factor, yielding MTNEELVKAYQEGNYSALDELIQKNTGLVKYFAYRYGGVASKALLDFDDLEQEGWIAFIKAVEKYSFDTEEPVKFISYAGEVIKGIMLNFINRNISRVKKSDSTSDPIVMYSLNNVVSEDDDRNLEELLADKNSEQPFLEVDEEIDNDILRQDLYEVLDSVFGKETEFNGEDFSFMDVNYLTFKLKNGITGREVLILHYGLEGKPQSIEQIGKKFNVSYQYVQQIKFGAIKKIRESEEGKALMKKYRWKVLSSLEHDRDKINKFASPDTVLERMEIVDDLLYKILKQCC